A portion of the Ferrimonas lipolytica genome contains these proteins:
- the dnaJ gene encoding molecular chaperone DnaJ, with protein MSKRDYYEILGVGRDASERDIKKSYKRLAMKFHPDRNPGDAAAEESFKEAKEAYEILTDSQKRAAYDQFGHAGVDPNRGGGGFGGGGGAGGFEDIFGDVFGDMFGGGGRRGGRQQQQSGSDLRYNLELSLEEAVKGCKKELKIPSLSECDSCNGSGAKKGSSAQTCGTCHGQGQVQMRQGFFAVAQACPTCGGRGKVIKDPCNKCHGEGRVEKTKTLSVNIPAGVDTGDRVRLAGEGEAGPMGAPAGDLYVQMHVKDHPIFERDGNNLYCEVPISFTSAALGGEIEVPTLDGRVSLKVPAETQSGRMFRLRGKGVKSVRSHAVGDLICKVIIETPVNLTSRQKELLEELESSFEGNSNKHRPKAEGFFDGVKKFFDDLTS; from the coding sequence ATGTCAAAACGCGATTACTACGAAATTCTTGGTGTAGGCCGAGATGCTAGCGAACGGGACATTAAAAAGTCTTACAAACGCTTGGCAATGAAGTTCCACCCTGACCGCAACCCTGGTGATGCGGCGGCGGAAGAGAGCTTTAAAGAGGCAAAAGAAGCCTATGAAATTCTTACCGACAGCCAAAAGCGCGCCGCTTACGATCAGTTTGGTCATGCCGGTGTTGATCCAAACCGCGGCGGCGGTGGCTTTGGTGGCGGCGGCGGTGCTGGCGGCTTTGAAGATATCTTCGGTGATGTTTTTGGCGATATGTTCGGTGGCGGTGGTCGTCGTGGCGGCCGTCAACAACAGCAAAGCGGCAGCGATCTGCGTTACAACCTTGAACTGTCTTTGGAAGAAGCGGTTAAGGGTTGTAAAAAAGAGCTGAAGATCCCTTCACTGTCTGAATGTGACAGCTGTAATGGCAGTGGCGCGAAGAAGGGCAGCAGTGCCCAAACCTGTGGTACCTGTCATGGCCAAGGCCAAGTACAAATGCGCCAAGGCTTCTTTGCAGTAGCTCAAGCCTGTCCTACCTGTGGCGGTCGTGGCAAGGTGATTAAGGATCCTTGTAACAAGTGTCATGGCGAAGGTCGCGTTGAAAAGACCAAGACCTTGTCGGTTAACATTCCTGCAGGTGTTGATACTGGTGACCGTGTTCGCTTAGCCGGTGAAGGCGAAGCCGGTCCAATGGGCGCACCAGCGGGTGATCTGTATGTACAGATGCACGTCAAAGATCACCCAATCTTCGAACGCGATGGCAATAACCTCTATTGTGAAGTGCCAATCTCATTCACCAGTGCTGCACTGGGTGGCGAGATTGAAGTACCAACCTTGGATGGTCGAGTGTCATTGAAGGTGCCTGCTGAGACGCAAAGTGGTCGTATGTTCCGTCTGCGTGGTAAAGGCGTTAAATCCGTTCGTAGTCATGCGGTTGGCGATCTTATCTGTAAAGTGATCATCGAAACTCCGGTTAACTTGACCAGCCGTCAAAAAGAGCTGTTGGAAGAGCTGGAGTCAAGCTTTGAAGGCAACAGCAATAAGCACCGCCCGAAAGCGGAAGGCTTCTTTGATGGTGTGAAGAAGTTCTTTGACGACCTCACCAGTTAG
- a CDS encoding glutaredoxin family protein, with translation MRFFTLILTTLLLLTAPAHASFKKAIDANIKYDTDVVVYSSKDCPYCERAKEYFTEKEIDFRMVSIDDDKVAAAEMQLFGGTSVPVLVVEGKVLQGFVQTHVRQLLESTGKLEPQQ, from the coding sequence GTGCGCTTTTTCACCCTGATTTTAACCACACTGCTACTGCTTACCGCACCTGCCCACGCCTCCTTTAAAAAGGCGATCGATGCGAACATTAAATACGACACCGACGTTGTAGTGTATTCCAGTAAAGATTGTCCTTACTGTGAGCGTGCCAAAGAGTACTTCACTGAGAAAGAGATCGATTTCCGTATGGTAAGCATCGACGACGACAAAGTAGCCGCCGCCGAGATGCAGCTATTTGGTGGCACCTCGGTGCCGGTACTAGTGGTTGAAGGAAAGGTGTTGCAAGGGTTTGTCCAAACCCACGTACGCCAGCTATTGGAATCCACCGGTAAATTGGAACCTCAACAGTAA
- a CDS encoding alpha/beta hydrolase family protein, with protein MMVRIILLLVSLLAVPLVPAETQADISYFTQASSYNGVKISPKGTYLAIRMPKDGQQVVAILETKTMAVKHIVRFGNNKEVGQFHWGNDNRLLVSLSIFKGWLAGALDTGEWYAVNADGSKDKYIFGYRGGGSVGVRVKKQESRRAWGSIIDLLPEDDDYVLMASQPMSRTGERLSEILKVNIYNGQARELGRSPIPNAYFLADKNGDVRFIAGERLNGKWDVRYRDKRGDQWQTIDSEGERGGTFKPLAFAGQHHVYALSNLGGDINGIYKMDVRDGSMKLLFKDNEVDPSDTFTSPDGRDLYAILVEPDFPNYVFIDGEHPSAKVLKSLMASFPGKQVQIASETLDGMKAVVAVRSDQQPVSFFLFDKGNNQLRPLVESRSWVDERTASLVEPIKFTARDGKVIQAYLTLPPGLELSTAKKLPMVVNPHGGPHGIRDRWGYNYETQLLASHGYAVLQVNFRGSGGFGRAFEQAGYRQWGGVSQFDIIDGTQYVVGQGIADPKRMCIYGASFGGYSALQSSILEPDLFQCAVGSMGVYDLEMMFDNGDIQTRRTGINYLNQVLGDDKAQLQQYSPVNNVDKLKVALMLIHGEEDERVPVEQVEALRVKLDKISYPYQYMEMDKEGHSLADPETRQAYYQKIVGFLDQHLQL; from the coding sequence ATGATGGTAAGAATAATATTACTGCTAGTAAGCTTGTTAGCTGTGCCTCTGGTACCGGCGGAAACTCAAGCTGACATTTCCTATTTCACTCAAGCCAGCAGCTACAACGGGGTGAAAATCTCCCCTAAAGGTACCTATTTGGCGATACGTATGCCAAAAGATGGCCAGCAAGTAGTGGCAATCCTTGAGACCAAAACCATGGCGGTTAAGCATATTGTTCGCTTTGGTAATAATAAAGAAGTTGGCCAGTTCCACTGGGGCAATGATAATCGCTTGTTAGTCTCATTGAGTATTTTTAAAGGGTGGTTGGCTGGCGCACTTGATACCGGTGAGTGGTATGCGGTTAATGCTGATGGAAGCAAAGATAAGTACATCTTTGGTTATCGCGGAGGTGGTAGCGTCGGGGTGCGGGTTAAAAAGCAGGAATCTCGCCGTGCTTGGGGAAGCATTATCGACCTGCTTCCTGAGGACGATGACTACGTGTTAATGGCCTCCCAACCGATGAGCCGCACCGGTGAACGTCTGTCGGAGATCCTTAAAGTTAATATCTACAACGGTCAAGCGCGTGAGTTAGGCCGTTCGCCAATCCCTAACGCTTACTTTCTAGCGGATAAAAACGGTGATGTTCGCTTTATTGCCGGTGAAAGGCTCAATGGTAAATGGGATGTACGTTATCGCGATAAACGTGGAGACCAGTGGCAAACCATAGATTCTGAAGGGGAACGCGGAGGCACCTTTAAGCCATTGGCGTTTGCCGGACAACACCATGTCTATGCCTTGAGTAACTTAGGTGGCGATATCAATGGCATCTACAAGATGGATGTACGCGACGGCAGCATGAAGCTGCTATTTAAAGATAATGAAGTTGATCCATCGGACACCTTTACCAGCCCTGACGGTCGTGACCTTTACGCCATATTGGTGGAACCAGACTTTCCTAATTACGTATTTATCGATGGTGAGCATCCGTCGGCCAAGGTGTTGAAAAGCTTAATGGCGTCATTTCCTGGCAAGCAGGTACAGATAGCCAGCGAAACCCTCGATGGTATGAAAGCGGTTGTGGCAGTACGCAGTGATCAACAGCCGGTGTCATTCTTTTTGTTTGATAAAGGCAATAACCAATTGCGACCGTTGGTTGAGAGCCGCAGCTGGGTTGATGAGCGAACCGCGTCATTGGTTGAGCCGATAAAGTTTACCGCTCGAGATGGCAAAGTGATCCAAGCCTATCTGACGTTACCCCCGGGGCTTGAATTAAGTACTGCCAAGAAGTTACCGATGGTGGTTAACCCTCATGGCGGCCCTCATGGGATCCGTGATCGTTGGGGTTATAACTACGAAACCCAATTGTTGGCCAGTCATGGCTATGCGGTGTTACAAGTTAATTTCCGTGGTTCTGGTGGCTTTGGCCGTGCATTTGAGCAAGCAGGCTATCGTCAATGGGGGGGAGTAAGTCAGTTCGATATCATTGACGGTACCCAATATGTGGTTGGGCAGGGCATCGCTGATCCCAAACGGATGTGTATTTACGGTGCCAGCTTTGGCGGCTATTCGGCGTTGCAAAGCTCTATTCTGGAACCGGATCTATTCCAATGTGCCGTTGGCAGCATGGGGGTATATGATCTTGAGATGATGTTTGATAACGGCGACATCCAAACTCGTCGAACTGGTATCAACTACCTCAATCAGGTGCTGGGTGACGACAAAGCGCAGCTGCAGCAATATAGCCCAGTAAATAACGTCGATAAGCTGAAAGTGGCGCTGATGCTGATTCATGGTGAAGAGGATGAGCGGGTGCCAGTGGAGCAGGTAGAGGCGTTGCGAGTTAAGTTAGATAAGATAAGTTACCCCTATCAATACATGGAGATGGATAAGGAAGGGCATAGCCTGGCAGATCCCGAAACGCGCCAAGCATATTATCAAAAGATTGTCGGCTTCTTAGACCAACATTTGCAGCTATAA
- a CDS encoding M48 family metallopeptidase has translation MKRMLITAGLFGLVACTATSPTGRDQILMFSADEMRTMGDQSFEQIKQKEKISTDKAINAYVQCVTAALTKPEHLQAIDASQTESWDLVVFDSDQVNAFALPGGHIGVYTGLLKAAQTPDQLAAVIGHEIGHVLADHGNEQVSRGQATEMGMQMIQVALGATGTPNQDMIMAGLGLGAQYGVILPFGRQQESESDVIGIELMARAGFDPAQSITLWQNMAKASGGSAQPEFMSTHPSHDTRITELSNRQPESQALYKQAQQQGYRPSCKVP, from the coding sequence ATGAAACGAATGCTGATTACCGCCGGGTTATTTGGGTTAGTGGCGTGTACTGCAACGTCACCTACGGGGCGCGATCAAATACTTATGTTTAGCGCTGATGAAATGAGAACCATGGGTGACCAGTCGTTTGAGCAAATTAAGCAGAAAGAGAAGATCAGCACCGATAAGGCGATTAATGCTTATGTTCAGTGCGTGACTGCAGCACTGACCAAACCGGAGCACCTGCAAGCCATCGATGCCAGTCAAACCGAGTCTTGGGACTTGGTGGTATTTGACTCTGACCAAGTAAATGCCTTTGCTCTGCCTGGTGGCCACATTGGTGTCTATACCGGTCTCCTAAAAGCAGCGCAAACACCGGATCAATTGGCGGCGGTTATCGGCCATGAGATTGGTCACGTATTAGCTGATCACGGCAACGAGCAAGTATCTCGCGGTCAAGCAACTGAGATGGGCATGCAGATGATCCAAGTTGCCCTTGGTGCTACTGGTACACCCAACCAAGATATGATCATGGCTGGCTTAGGCTTAGGAGCGCAATATGGGGTGATATTGCCATTTGGCCGACAGCAAGAAAGCGAGTCGGACGTCATCGGTATTGAGTTGATGGCGCGCGCTGGATTTGACCCTGCTCAATCGATTACGTTGTGGCAAAACATGGCCAAAGCCTCTGGTGGCTCAGCCCAACCAGAATTCATGTCGACTCACCCCTCTCATGACACGCGCATTACTGAATTGAGCAATCGGCAGCCAGAGTCTCAAGCCCTTTATAAACAGGCACAACAACAAGGTTACCGACCAAGCTGTAAAGTCCCATAA
- a CDS encoding FKBP-type peptidyl-prolyl cis-trans isomerase, with product MMTFESVEQKVSYGVGRQMGEQLASQSFEGVDIAAVQAGLADAMNGVASVVPEADLQQAFQVISERMRAEAEAKAKEAAGEGEAFLAENAKRDGVTVTESGLQIEILTQGEGEKPTAESTVRCHYHGTFTDGRVFDSSVDRGEPADFPVGGVIAGWTEALQTMPVGTKVKLAIPHNLAYGEQGAGGAIPPFAALVFEVELLEIL from the coding sequence ATGATGACTTTTGAGTCTGTTGAACAGAAAGTAAGCTACGGCGTTGGCCGTCAAATGGGCGAGCAACTGGCTAGCCAGAGCTTTGAAGGCGTTGATATCGCTGCAGTACAAGCTGGTTTGGCAGATGCCATGAACGGCGTTGCGTCTGTAGTTCCAGAAGCTGATCTACAGCAAGCATTTCAGGTTATCTCTGAGCGCATGCGTGCTGAAGCTGAAGCCAAAGCTAAAGAAGCTGCTGGCGAAGGCGAAGCTTTCTTGGCAGAAAACGCTAAACGTGACGGCGTTACCGTTACCGAGTCTGGTCTGCAGATTGAGATCCTGACCCAAGGCGAAGGCGAAAAGCCTACCGCTGAGTCTACTGTTCGTTGTCACTACCACGGTACTTTCACCGACGGTCGTGTATTCGATTCTTCTGTAGATCGTGGCGAACCAGCAGACTTCCCAGTTGGCGGTGTTATCGCTGGTTGGACTGAAGCACTGCAAACCATGCCTGTAGGTACCAAGGTTAAGCTGGCTATTCCACACAACCTAGCTTACGGCGAGCAAGGCGCTGGTGGTGCAATTCCTCCTTTCGCAGCCCTAGTATTTGAGGTTGAATTACTGGAAATCCTGTAA
- the dapB gene encoding 4-hydroxy-tetrahydrodipicolinate reductase, whose translation MKNLRVAIAGASGRMGRTLIESVMAHKSIELGAALERSCSTLVGCDAGQLVGRGTANVALAATIEEVADDFDVLIDFTSPESTLAYAQQCKALGKSMVIGTTGLNAEQQLQLQQLATEMPIVFAPNMAVGVNLMFRLLKIAADVMGEQCDIEIQETHHRFKKDAPSGTAVKMGEVIAATLGRDLNECAVYGREGIEGERDPNTIGFATTRAGDVVGEHTALFADIGERIEITHKATSRSTFANGALRASQWLIEKPAGLYDMQQVLGFENS comes from the coding sequence TTGAAAAATCTTCGAGTTGCTATCGCTGGCGCCAGTGGTCGTATGGGGCGAACACTGATTGAATCGGTTATGGCGCATAAAAGCATCGAGCTAGGTGCTGCGCTGGAGCGCTCCTGTTCAACCTTAGTTGGGTGCGACGCTGGTCAGCTTGTTGGCCGTGGTACCGCCAATGTAGCGTTGGCAGCAACTATCGAAGAGGTCGCTGATGATTTCGATGTATTGATTGATTTCACCTCACCAGAATCAACCTTAGCCTATGCACAGCAGTGTAAGGCATTAGGTAAATCGATGGTGATCGGCACCACCGGTCTCAATGCAGAGCAACAGCTGCAGTTACAGCAGTTGGCTACCGAGATGCCAATCGTATTTGCGCCGAATATGGCCGTTGGCGTTAATCTTATGTTCCGCTTATTAAAGATTGCTGCCGATGTGATGGGCGAGCAATGCGATATTGAGATCCAAGAGACACATCATCGTTTTAAGAAAGATGCCCCATCGGGTACTGCGGTTAAGATGGGCGAAGTAATCGCAGCTACCTTAGGTCGTGATCTTAACGAATGCGCAGTTTATGGTCGTGAAGGTATCGAAGGCGAGCGTGACCCTAATACCATCGGCTTTGCTACCACTCGTGCCGGGGATGTGGTCGGTGAGCATACCGCGCTGTTTGCAGATATCGGTGAGCGGATAGAGATAACCCATAAGGCGACCAGCCGGAGCACCTTTGCTAATGGTGCGTTGCGAGCCTCGCAATGGCTTATTGAAAAGCCCGCCGGTTTGTATGATATGCAGCAAGTACTCGGTTTCGAGAATAGTTAA
- the carA gene encoding glutamine-hydrolyzing carbamoyl-phosphate synthase small subunit: MEVKLKQTALLVLQDGTVFRGKSIGALGMSAGEVVFNTSMTGYQEILTDPSYSRQIVTLTYPHIGNTGTNAEDTESAAIHAMGLVIRDLPVLASNFRNEQSLSDYLKQHGVVGIADIDTRKLTRILREKGAQAGTIIAGEDNVEKALAAAQAFPGLKGMDLAKEVTVDKPYQWRQGSWKLIGGLPSDTPTTALKFKVVAYDYGVKHNILRMLVDRGCDVTVVPAQTPASEVLAMQPDGVFLSNGPGDPEPCDYAINAISEILTTEIPVFGICLGHQLLALASGAQTIKMKFGHHGGNHPVQQLDDQRVMITAQNHGFAVDEATLPASLRATHKSLFDGSLQGIHRTDKPAFSFQGHPEASPGPHDAAPLFDHFIGLMNEFKAQK; this comes from the coding sequence GTGGAGGTCAAGTTGAAACAAACTGCCCTGTTAGTGCTCCAGGACGGAACTGTTTTCCGTGGTAAATCCATAGGTGCGTTAGGAATGTCGGCCGGAGAGGTCGTTTTTAATACTTCCATGACGGGTTACCAAGAGATATTGACCGATCCTTCTTATTCCCGCCAAATTGTTACTCTTACTTATCCCCACATTGGCAACACCGGCACCAATGCCGAAGATACCGAATCCGCAGCGATTCACGCCATGGGCTTAGTGATCCGCGACCTTCCTGTTTTAGCTTCAAACTTCCGTAACGAACAATCCTTAAGTGACTACCTCAAACAGCATGGTGTGGTTGGCATTGCCGACATCGACACTCGTAAGCTGACACGTATCTTGCGTGAAAAGGGAGCGCAGGCAGGTACCATTATCGCTGGCGAAGACAATGTTGAAAAAGCATTGGCTGCAGCGCAAGCCTTCCCCGGTTTGAAAGGCATGGATTTAGCCAAAGAAGTTACCGTTGATAAGCCATACCAATGGCGCCAAGGTAGCTGGAAGCTGATTGGCGGCTTGCCATCAGATACGCCTACTACTGCATTGAAGTTCAAGGTTGTTGCGTACGATTACGGCGTGAAACACAACATTCTACGAATGCTGGTTGACCGTGGTTGCGATGTGACCGTTGTTCCTGCGCAAACCCCAGCGTCGGAAGTGTTGGCGATGCAGCCAGATGGTGTGTTCCTGTCTAACGGTCCTGGCGATCCAGAACCCTGTGATTACGCCATCAATGCTATCAGCGAAATTCTGACCACTGAGATCCCGGTATTTGGTATCTGTTTGGGTCATCAGTTGTTGGCTTTAGCCTCAGGTGCACAAACCATCAAAATGAAGTTTGGTCATCACGGTGGTAACCACCCCGTACAACAGTTGGACGACCAACGGGTAATGATCACTGCTCAAAACCATGGTTTTGCGGTTGATGAAGCCACCTTGCCTGCGTCCCTACGCGCAACTCATAAAAGTCTGTTCGACGGTTCTTTACAAGGAATCCATCGCACCGATAAGCCAGCATTCTCATTCCAAGGGCACCCAGAGGCGAGCCCAGGGCCGCACGATGCGGCGCCATTGTTCGATCACTTTATCGGACTGATGAATGAGTTTAAGGCCCAGAAATAA
- the carB gene encoding carbamoyl-phosphate synthase large subunit, which translates to MPKRTDIKSILILGAGPIVIGQACEFDYSGAQACKALREEGYRVILVNSNPATIMTDPEMADATYIEPIHWEVVRNIIAKERPDAVLPTMGGQTALNCALELEAKGVLKEFNVEMIGATADAIDKAEDRARFDKAMKSIGLECPRAGIAHTMEEANAVQAEVGFPCIIRPSFTMGGSGGGIAYNREEFEEICTRGLDLSPTNELLIDESLIGWKEYEMEVVRDKADNCIIVCSIENFDPMGIHTGDSITVAPAQTLTDKEYQLMRNASMAVLREIGVETGGSNVQFGVCPKTGRVVIIEMNPRVSRSSALASKATGFPIAKIAAKLAVGFTLDELQNDITGGATPASFEPSIDYVVTKIPRFNFEKFAGADDRLTTQMKSVGEVMAIGRTFQESMQKALRGLETGMTGFDSVVDVNAVDSLTKIRHELQEAGCERAWYIADAFRAGLSMEAIRRITNIDPWYLVQIEELVQLEEQVKEGGLRCLDYDFLRTLKRKGFADARLAALIGVAEAEVRKLRHKLNLFPVYKRVDTCAAEFSTDTAYMYSTYEDECEANPSEKEKIMVIGGGPNRIGQGIEFDYCCVHAALAMREDGYETIMVNCNPETVSTDYDTSDRLYFEPITFEDVLEIVNVEKPKGVIVQYGGQTPLKLARALEAAGVPIIGTSPDAIDRAEDRERFQQAVERLDLKQPENSTVTALTQAVTDAERIGYPLVVRPSYVLGGRAMEIVYDEQDLRRYFSEAVSVSNESPVLLDRFLDDATEVDVDVVCDGTDVVIGGIMEHIEQAGVHSGDSGCSLPPYTLSQSIQDQMREQCRKLALELGVIGLMNVQFAVKDDVIYLIEVNPRAARTVPFVSKATGVPLAKIAARVMAGKSLQEQNFTKEVIPPYYSVKEVVLPFNKFPGVDPLLGPEMRSTGEVMGVGDTFAEAYAKAQLGAIKDVPKNGRALLSVRSGDKRRIGDLAQKLIELGYELDATHGTAVALGEAGVNPRLVNKVHEGRPHILDRIKNGEYTYIVNTTEGRQAIEDSRQLRRGALRYKVNYTTTMNAAFATCMAHNADDRSNVTSVQELHKRSLG; encoded by the coding sequence ATGCCAAAACGTACCGACATAAAAAGCATCCTTATCCTTGGCGCTGGCCCAATTGTAATTGGCCAGGCCTGTGAGTTCGATTACTCTGGCGCGCAAGCGTGTAAAGCACTGCGTGAAGAGGGTTATCGCGTTATTCTGGTGAACTCTAACCCAGCCACCATCATGACCGATCCTGAGATGGCCGATGCTACTTACATCGAGCCTATTCACTGGGAAGTAGTACGCAACATTATCGCCAAAGAGCGTCCTGATGCGGTACTACCAACCATGGGCGGTCAAACCGCGCTGAACTGTGCCCTAGAGCTTGAGGCCAAAGGCGTACTGAAAGAGTTCAACGTCGAGATGATTGGCGCCACAGCTGACGCTATCGATAAAGCGGAAGACCGTGCTCGCTTTGATAAAGCGATGAAGTCTATTGGTCTTGAGTGTCCTCGTGCAGGTATCGCTCACACCATGGAAGAGGCCAACGCGGTGCAAGCGGAAGTAGGTTTCCCTTGTATTATTCGCCCATCATTCACCATGGGTGGTAGCGGTGGTGGTATCGCTTATAACCGTGAAGAGTTCGAAGAGATCTGTACCCGCGGTTTGGACTTGTCGCCAACCAACGAACTGTTGATCGATGAATCACTTATCGGTTGGAAAGAGTACGAGATGGAAGTGGTGCGCGATAAGGCGGACAACTGCATCATCGTTTGTTCCATCGAAAACTTTGACCCAATGGGTATCCACACCGGTGACTCCATCACCGTTGCGCCAGCGCAAACCCTAACCGACAAAGAGTACCAGTTGATGCGTAATGCTTCGATGGCGGTACTGCGTGAGATCGGTGTTGAAACTGGTGGTTCTAACGTGCAGTTTGGCGTATGCCCTAAGACTGGCCGTGTGGTTATTATTGAGATGAACCCACGAGTATCCCGCTCGTCGGCATTGGCTTCTAAAGCTACCGGATTCCCAATCGCTAAGATTGCCGCCAAGTTGGCAGTTGGCTTTACCCTAGATGAGCTGCAAAACGACATCACCGGTGGAGCAACCCCAGCGTCGTTCGAACCATCTATTGATTACGTCGTTACCAAGATTCCTCGTTTTAACTTTGAAAAGTTTGCTGGCGCTGACGACCGCCTGACCACTCAGATGAAGTCTGTTGGTGAAGTGATGGCCATCGGCCGTACCTTCCAAGAGTCGATGCAAAAAGCGTTGCGTGGACTTGAAACTGGCATGACCGGTTTTGACTCTGTCGTTGATGTGAATGCAGTAGACTCGTTGACTAAGATCCGCCACGAACTGCAAGAAGCGGGTTGTGAGCGTGCTTGGTACATCGCCGATGCCTTCCGTGCAGGCCTGTCGATGGAAGCGATTCGTCGTATTACCAATATCGACCCCTGGTACCTAGTGCAAATCGAAGAGTTGGTTCAGCTGGAAGAGCAGGTGAAAGAGGGTGGTTTACGCTGTCTCGATTACGACTTCCTGCGCACCTTAAAACGCAAAGGCTTTGCTGATGCGCGCTTGGCTGCTCTGATTGGTGTGGCTGAGGCCGAAGTACGCAAACTGCGTCATAAGCTGAATTTGTTCCCGGTATATAAGCGTGTTGATACCTGTGCCGCTGAATTCTCTACCGATACCGCTTACATGTACTCTACCTACGAGGATGAGTGTGAAGCGAATCCATCGGAGAAAGAGAAGATTATGGTTATCGGCGGCGGCCCTAACCGAATTGGCCAAGGCATCGAGTTTGATTACTGTTGTGTGCACGCGGCACTGGCGATGCGCGAAGACGGTTACGAGACCATTATGGTTAACTGTAACCCTGAAACCGTATCTACCGACTACGACACTTCAGACCGTCTCTACTTCGAACCAATTACCTTTGAAGACGTGCTTGAAATCGTCAACGTAGAGAAACCAAAGGGTGTAATTGTGCAGTACGGTGGCCAAACTCCACTGAAACTGGCTCGCGCTCTGGAAGCGGCTGGCGTCCCAATTATTGGTACCAGCCCAGATGCGATTGACCGTGCTGAAGACCGTGAGCGTTTCCAGCAAGCGGTTGAACGTTTGGACCTGAAACAGCCAGAAAACAGCACCGTAACCGCATTGACGCAAGCTGTAACCGACGCCGAACGCATTGGTTATCCATTGGTTGTTCGCCCATCCTACGTACTGGGTGGCCGTGCCATGGAAATTGTTTACGACGAGCAAGATCTTCGCCGTTACTTTAGCGAAGCAGTAAGTGTATCCAACGAATCACCAGTGTTGCTGGATCGATTTTTGGATGACGCCACCGAAGTGGATGTCGATGTTGTGTGTGATGGCACCGATGTGGTTATCGGCGGCATCATGGAACATATCGAACAAGCGGGTGTTCACTCTGGTGACTCTGGCTGTTCACTGCCTCCATATACCTTAAGCCAATCCATCCAAGATCAGATGCGCGAACAGTGCCGCAAACTGGCCTTAGAGTTGGGCGTTATTGGTTTGATGAACGTGCAGTTTGCAGTTAAAGACGATGTTATCTACCTGATTGAGGTGAACCCTCGTGCAGCTCGTACCGTGCCGTTTGTGTCAAAGGCAACCGGTGTTCCACTAGCGAAGATTGCCGCTCGAGTTATGGCTGGTAAATCGCTTCAAGAGCAGAACTTCACCAAGGAAGTTATCCCGCCTTACTACTCGGTTAAAGAAGTGGTATTGCCGTTTAACAAGTTCCCTGGTGTTGACCCACTGCTTGGCCCTGAAATGCGCTCTACTGGTGAAGTAATGGGGGTGGGTGATACCTTCGCTGAGGCATACGCCAAAGCACAGCTGGGTGCCATCAAGGATGTGCCGAAAAATGGCCGTGCATTGTTGTCTGTTCGTAGCGGTGACAAACGTCGCATCGGTGACTTAGCACAGAAACTAATTGAGCTGGGTTACGAGTTAGATGCAACTCACGGCACTGCAGTGGCGTTGGGCGAAGCGGGCGTCAACCCTCGCTTGGTAAACAAGGTGCATGAAGGTCGTCCGCACATTCTGGATCGCATCAAGAACGGTGAATACACTTACATCGTAAATACCACTGAAGGCCGCCAAGCAATTGAAGACTCGCGTCAATTGCGTCGAGGCGCCTTGCGTTATAAGGTGAATTACACCACCACTATGAACGCAGCATTTGCAACGTGTATGGCACATAACGCTGATGACCGTAGCAATGTAACCTCGGTACAAGAGCTGCATAAGCGCAGTTTAGGCTAA
- the greA gene encoding transcription elongation factor GreA: MATAPMTVYGAEMLREELEHLKFTKRPKISEAIAQARELGDLKENAEYHAAREEQGIAEARIRDIEGKLSNAQVIDVTKMTNNGKVIFGTTVTLVNVATDEEVTYRIVGDDEADFKNKLISVNSPMARAMIGKELDDSVVVKAPAGDIEYEVLRVEYI, encoded by the coding sequence ATGGCTACAGCACCAATGACGGTATACGGCGCAGAAATGCTTCGTGAAGAGTTGGAACATTTGAAATTCACCAAGCGTCCAAAGATCTCTGAGGCGATCGCACAAGCTCGAGAGCTAGGCGATTTGAAGGAAAATGCTGAATATCACGCCGCTCGTGAAGAGCAAGGCATTGCCGAAGCACGTATTCGTGACATCGAAGGCAAGTTGTCTAACGCGCAGGTGATTGACGTAACCAAGATGACGAATAACGGCAAAGTTATTTTCGGCACCACCGTTACCTTAGTTAACGTTGCAACCGATGAAGAGGTGACTTACCGCATCGTCGGTGATGATGAAGCTGACTTCAAAAACAAACTGATTTCAGTCAATTCGCCAATGGCTCGTGCCATGATTGGTAAAGAACTGGATGACAGCGTTGTCGTTAAAGCCCCAGCCGGTGATATTGAATACGAAGTGTTGCGCGTCGAATACATTTAA